A single genomic interval of Bacillus sp. es.036 harbors:
- a CDS encoding oxidoreductase, with amino-acid sequence MNHNKLFTSEKLGKLSLKNRFIVAPMTRITATDDGSATTTMRDYYERFAKGGFSAVITEGIYTDELYSQGYLNQPGLTNHNHIETWKNVTSSVHEYGTSIIAQLMHAGGQSQGNAYTDVTVAPSTIPPKGEQLGFYGGSGSFKTPKSLSLDEIKEIRHSFKKAARHAKEAGFDGVEIHGANGYLLDQFLTDYLNEREDEYGGSLENRLKLLAEVIEDVRNEVGKNFTVGIRLSQIKVADPAYKWPEGEKSAKLIFSTLEKDLDYIHVTEPDGTQPAFGGGTKSLAAAAKAYSSIPVIANGQLGDPDKASNLIEKQEADFISLGTSALANPDYPNRLLNGKELNVFDFESTLLPLAYIKEHEMKEDIIRD; translated from the coding sequence ATGAACCACAACAAATTATTTACTTCAGAAAAACTTGGAAAGCTTTCACTAAAAAATCGGTTTATCGTCGCACCTATGACTCGCATTACCGCAACAGATGACGGAAGTGCCACCACGACCATGCGCGATTACTATGAACGTTTTGCGAAAGGAGGTTTCAGTGCCGTTATCACTGAAGGCATCTATACAGATGAGCTTTATAGCCAGGGCTATTTAAATCAGCCTGGTTTAACCAACCATAATCACATTGAAACGTGGAAAAACGTAACTTCATCTGTGCATGAATACGGAACTTCGATCATTGCTCAACTGATGCACGCCGGGGGCCAAAGTCAGGGAAATGCCTACACAGATGTCACAGTAGCTCCTTCAACTATCCCACCAAAAGGAGAGCAGCTTGGGTTTTATGGAGGATCAGGATCTTTCAAAACACCGAAGTCTCTTTCTTTAGATGAAATAAAGGAAATAAGGCACTCATTTAAAAAAGCAGCTCGTCATGCGAAAGAAGCAGGATTTGATGGTGTTGAAATTCATGGTGCAAACGGCTATTTGCTTGACCAATTTTTAACAGACTATTTAAATGAGCGTGAAGATGAATATGGTGGATCGCTTGAAAACCGACTTAAGCTTTTAGCGGAAGTGATCGAAGATGTTCGAAATGAAGTTGGAAAGAACTTTACTGTTGGAATCCGTTTATCTCAAATCAAAGTTGCTGACCCAGCCTATAAATGGCCTGAAGGAGAAAAATCAGCAAAGCTCATCTTTTCAACGTTAGAAAAAGATCTTGATTATATTCACGTAACTGAGCCTGATGGCACTCAACCTGCTTTTGGAGGCGGTACTAAATCATTAGCTGCTGCTGCGAAAGCCTATAGCTCTATTCCTGTCATTGCAAATGGACAGCTGGGTGATCCTGATAAAGCAAGTAATCTTATCGAAAAGCAAGAAGCTGATTTTATTAGTCTTGGTACAAGCGCTCTCGCTAACCCCGATTACCCAAATCGCCTTTTAAACGGAAAAGAATTAAACGTGTTTGATTTTGAGAGTACTCTCCTTCCTCTTGCTTATATTAAAGAACATGAAATGAAAGAGGATATTATAAGAGACTAA
- a CDS encoding peptidoglycan-binding protein, with the protein MVARKNIVRNVVTSTALAGMMFASPVVSEAALGDQTLSYGEKHGDVVELQDVLSAKGYFNYDESTGYYGSITEGAVKQFQKEHGLAVDGIAGPNTFSAMQSVNNGQAMRTLVQGDRGHQVQALQEELGGYYNYTVDGIYGPITEQAVRAFQADNGLSVDGIAGKNTWSVLNGGSAPAPKAPAKKEAANKEAVQTSTTSNSTPAKESNTESKSSQASGQEIQMEATAYTAFCTGCSGVTATGIDLRANPNQKVIAVDPDVIPLGSKVHVEGYGEAVAGDTGGAIQGNRVDLFMADRQDALDFGRKTVTVTVLD; encoded by the coding sequence ATGGTAGCTCGTAAAAACATTGTAAGAAACGTGGTTACATCCACAGCACTAGCTGGAATGATGTTTGCTAGTCCGGTAGTTTCAGAGGCGGCACTAGGAGATCAAACACTTTCTTATGGTGAAAAACACGGCGACGTTGTCGAGTTACAGGATGTACTGTCTGCCAAAGGGTATTTCAACTATGATGAATCTACAGGATACTACGGATCAATTACTGAAGGTGCTGTAAAGCAATTCCAAAAAGAACACGGTCTTGCAGTTGACGGCATCGCAGGTCCAAATACATTTTCAGCAATGCAAAGCGTAAATAATGGACAAGCTATGCGTACGCTCGTTCAAGGTGATCGCGGTCATCAGGTACAAGCGCTACAAGAAGAGCTTGGTGGTTACTATAACTATACAGTAGACGGAATTTATGGTCCAATCACTGAACAAGCTGTTCGTGCGTTCCAGGCTGATAACGGTCTATCAGTAGACGGTATTGCAGGTAAGAACACTTGGTCTGTATTAAACGGTGGTAGTGCTCCTGCTCCAAAAGCACCTGCTAAGAAAGAGGCTGCAAATAAGGAAGCAGTTCAAACATCTACTACTTCTAATTCCACGCCTGCTAAAGAATCAAACACTGAAAGTAAGTCATCACAGGCAAGTGGTCAAGAAATTCAAATGGAAGCAACAGCTTACACTGCATTCTGTACAGGATGCTCTGGTGTAACAGCTACTGGTATTGATTTGAGAGCTAATCCAAATCAAAAAGTAATTGCTGTTGACCCTGATGTTATTCCACTAGGTTCTAAAGTACATGTAGAAGGTTACGGAGAAGCAGTTGCTGGAGATACTGGCGGCGCAATCCAGGGTAACCGAGTTGATTTATTCATGGCTGATCGCCAAGATGCACTAGACTTTGGTCGTAAGACAGTTACTGTAACAGTACTTGACTAA
- the proB gene encoding glutamate 5-kinase, whose translation MNLNDEKKRIVIKIGSSSLTSRLGDISRRKLERLVDDIVMLKDEGHEVLLVSSGAVAAGYRRLGCLERPTSLSEKQAAASIGQGLLMEAYSERFISHGYTASQILITRSDFSDRKRYNNARNTINVLLERGIVPIVNENDTVTVERLKFGDNDTLSAKVAALVSADQLIILSDIDGLYSDDPRKNPDAKLLEHVTEITPEIEDSAGEPGSSVGTGGMRSKIDAVKIAMASGTPSFLGNATTKGIIYNAVHQTATGTYFTPEGQAELDNKKQWIAFNSGPEGEVIVTDKASSEISEHERSLQPVGVHYVHGHFKPGAVVKLTDMDGEEIGLGVTNYSSKHLKMIKGLSTEEISELIDISVKEAVHINDFVYHDQLAIPLGS comes from the coding sequence ATGAATCTAAACGACGAAAAGAAACGAATCGTAATTAAAATCGGAAGCAGCTCACTAACGAGTAGACTAGGTGACATTAGCCGAAGAAAACTAGAACGACTAGTAGATGATATTGTCATGTTAAAAGATGAAGGTCATGAAGTTCTTCTTGTTTCATCAGGAGCAGTAGCCGCTGGTTACCGCCGTCTTGGATGCCTTGAACGGCCGACATCACTTTCAGAAAAGCAGGCCGCTGCATCAATTGGTCAGGGACTGTTAATGGAAGCTTATTCAGAACGCTTCATATCTCACGGCTATACTGCTTCACAAATTCTGATTACGCGCAGTGACTTTTCTGATCGCAAAAGATACAATAACGCGCGCAACACCATTAATGTTCTATTAGAAAGAGGAATTGTTCCAATTGTCAATGAAAATGATACGGTAACAGTTGAACGTTTAAAATTCGGAGACAATGATACCCTTTCAGCTAAAGTTGCTGCACTTGTAAGTGCCGATCAACTTATTATTCTATCTGATATAGACGGTCTTTATAGTGATGATCCGAGAAAGAATCCAGATGCGAAACTATTAGAGCATGTTACTGAAATTACACCTGAAATCGAAGACTCTGCCGGTGAGCCTGGCAGCTCTGTGGGAACGGGCGGTATGAGATCCAAAATTGATGCTGTCAAAATTGCTATGGCATCAGGTACGCCGTCCTTCTTAGGTAACGCTACAACAAAAGGAATTATTTATAACGCCGTTCACCAAACCGCAACTGGAACGTACTTTACACCTGAAGGTCAAGCAGAGCTTGATAATAAGAAACAATGGATTGCCTTTAATTCCGGTCCTGAAGGTGAAGTGATCGTGACAGATAAAGCAAGTTCTGAGATCTCTGAACACGAACGTAGCTTACAACCTGTAGGCGTGCATTACGTTCACGGACACTTTAAGCCAGGAGCTGTTGTGAAACTAACAGACATGGATGGAGAAGAAATCGGTCTTGGCGTTACGAACTACTCTTCTAAGCATTTGAAAATGATTAAAGGACTTTCCACTGAAGAAATTTCCGAGCTTATCGATATTTCAGTGAAAGAAGCCGTTCATATTAATGACTTTGTTTATCACGATCAGCTAGCTATTCCACTCGGCTCGTAA
- a CDS encoding glutamate-5-semialdehyde dehydrogenase, producing MTTLDPIKVNVKEQAKQAQGASKTLSLLTTEEKNQALLIIADELEKETDYILNENKKDLERGKEKGFTEAFMDRLSLSKERVKDFANGLREVADLEDPVGEVISDWSLENGMQVEQVRVPLGVIGMIYEARPNVTVDATGLALKSGNSIVLKGGSNALNSNKGIVRVIHAALPKTKIPVEAVQLIATTDREATSQLFTMKEHIDVLIPRGGGALINTVVNNATVPVLETGVGNCHIYFDQSAEVDKAINILINAKTDRPAVCNAVETLIVHKKWLEENQETLENALAENNISVHGDEYIVNTFKDAVLADEDDWSNEYLGLEIAIKTVENTQEAIDHIEQYGTKHSEAIITEDAKSASLFRNLVDAAAVYHNASTRFTDGSALGFGAEIGISTQKLHARGPMGLPSLTTIKYCMTGTGQTR from the coding sequence ATGACTACTCTAGATCCAATTAAAGTCAATGTAAAAGAACAAGCAAAGCAGGCACAGGGGGCTTCCAAAACCCTCTCCCTGCTAACAACCGAGGAAAAAAATCAAGCATTACTCATTATTGCAGACGAACTTGAGAAAGAAACGGACTATATTTTAAACGAAAATAAAAAAGATCTCGAGCGCGGAAAAGAAAAAGGATTTACAGAAGCTTTTATGGATCGCTTAAGTTTATCGAAAGAGCGTGTAAAAGACTTTGCGAACGGACTTCGTGAAGTAGCAGACCTTGAGGATCCAGTTGGAGAGGTTATTTCTGATTGGTCCCTTGAAAACGGTATGCAAGTAGAACAAGTTCGCGTTCCACTGGGCGTTATCGGTATGATCTATGAAGCGCGACCAAACGTAACCGTTGATGCCACTGGTCTTGCACTCAAATCAGGAAATTCGATTGTACTAAAAGGTGGATCCAACGCTCTTAATTCAAATAAAGGAATTGTTCGCGTCATTCATGCAGCACTTCCAAAAACGAAAATTCCTGTTGAAGCCGTTCAATTAATTGCAACAACTGATCGCGAAGCAACGAGCCAGCTCTTTACGATGAAAGAACACATTGATGTTCTCATTCCTCGTGGAGGCGGAGCCCTCATTAACACAGTTGTAAACAATGCAACTGTACCAGTACTTGAGACGGGTGTTGGAAACTGCCACATCTATTTTGATCAATCAGCAGAAGTTGACAAAGCCATCAACATTTTAATTAACGCGAAAACTGACCGACCTGCGGTTTGTAATGCGGTTGAAACGCTTATCGTTCATAAAAAATGGCTTGAAGAAAACCAGGAGACTCTTGAAAATGCATTAGCTGAAAATAACATTAGCGTTCACGGTGATGAATATATCGTAAACACGTTTAAAGATGCTGTCCTTGCTGACGAAGATGACTGGAGCAACGAATATCTTGGTCTTGAAATTGCAATCAAAACAGTTGAAAATACGCAAGAAGCTATTGATCATATTGAACAATATGGCACGAAGCATTCTGAAGCGATTATTACAGAAGATGCAAAATCAGCTTCTCTATTCCGAAATCTTGTAGACGCAGCTGCTGTTTATCATAATGCATCTACTCGCTTTACAGATGGTTCTGCTTTAGGCTTTGGCGCAGAAATCGGTATTTCGACACAAAAGCTACATGCTAGAGGTCCTATGGGACTACCATCTTTAACTACGATCAAATATTGCATGACAGGTACTGGTCAAACTAGATAA
- a CDS encoding YczE/YyaS/YitT family protein — protein sequence MRNKIIRWGFFFVGLAVLGLGIAMTIKGKTFGIGPWDVFHYGLFKQFGLTIGSWSIITGFIILAFTSLYTKTMPQLGAFLNMLLLGLFIDFFLYILPDPVTLLSQGIVFIVGIVVLGYGIGLYVTSGLGAGPRDGIMLLIVEKTGWRIDWVRNGIEIAVLILGWLLGGPVGIGSIIIAFMLGKIIQFSMPQCKALLETVLTYQKPMSSNESA from the coding sequence GTGCGAAATAAAATCATTCGGTGGGGATTTTTCTTCGTAGGTCTCGCCGTACTTGGTCTAGGCATCGCCATGACAATTAAAGGTAAAACATTTGGAATTGGTCCATGGGACGTCTTTCATTATGGATTATTTAAGCAATTTGGTTTAACGATTGGTAGCTGGTCTATCATTACTGGATTTATTATACTTGCATTCACATCACTGTACACAAAAACAATGCCGCAGTTAGGCGCTTTTTTAAATATGCTTTTGCTCGGTTTATTCATTGATTTCTTCCTATATATTCTCCCGGATCCAGTGACGCTGCTTTCTCAGGGAATTGTATTTATAGTCGGTATTGTTGTGCTCGGATATGGTATTGGTTTATATGTAACCTCTGGTCTTGGGGCAGGACCACGAGATGGAATTATGCTCTTGATTGTAGAAAAAACGGGCTGGCGCATCGATTGGGTAAGAAATGGGATTGAAATCGCTGTGTTGATTTTGGGTTGGTTACTTGGAGGGCCTGTTGGGATTGGAAGTATTATCATTGCTTTTATGCTCGGTAAAATAATTCAATTTTCGATGCCTCAATGTAAAGCATTGCTAGAAACTGTTTTAACTTATCAAAAGCCAATGTCCTCAAATGAATCTGCTTAA
- the cydC gene encoding thiol reductant ABC exporter subunit CydC, whose translation MEKKEWILPYLKENAKLFSLVILLGLLTAFSAAFLMFTSGFLISKAATRPENLLLIYVPIVAVRTFGILRAVSRYSEKLLGHHIILKVLSHMRSRLYETIEPRILKEGSSINTGDLLGVMAEDIEYLQDVYVKTIFPSVTGIFLYAVAIALLGAFSWVFAGLMAIYGAILVFLFPLVSLLVTRKNVAKLKSCRSSQYSTLTDGVVGIGDWVFSGHQKTFIENVEKEDAEIYKEERRLSTFVSYRNFAAQCIVAIIVLSMLVWTGNQSMNGQISHTLIAAFVLILFPLTEAFLPLSDAVSEIPGYEDSINRLKGLSFEQPYGEKDDEKNVWKNTHLRFDKVSYQTKEGQWILKDINLEIPQGTKLAILGPSGSGKTTLLKLMKGIYSPSEGSVSINGVETSMSKGDKQLLSVLNQQPYLFDTSVLNNIRLGKPSASDEEVYEVAKSVQLHDFIVALPEGYQTSMKEAGMRFSGGERQRIALARILIQETAVVLLDEPTVGLDPRTEQALLSTIFQVLEKKTVVWVTHHLVGMKRMDHIAFMEDGEIVMEGKHDELLMSSDRYRRLYELDAPFQLKNSHVTEKMIG comes from the coding sequence ATGGAGAAGAAGGAATGGATTCTTCCATATTTAAAAGAAAATGCAAAGCTCTTCTCGCTAGTCATCCTACTCGGTTTACTGACTGCCTTCTCAGCAGCCTTTCTTATGTTTACATCCGGATTTCTCATTTCTAAAGCTGCCACTAGACCGGAAAACCTTCTACTAATCTATGTGCCAATTGTTGCGGTAAGGACATTTGGCATATTACGTGCCGTTTCAAGGTATAGTGAGAAGTTGCTAGGTCACCACATTATTCTAAAGGTTCTTTCACATATGCGCTCTCGATTATACGAAACCATTGAACCAAGAATTTTAAAAGAAGGATCCAGTATAAACACAGGAGATCTTCTTGGTGTGATGGCTGAAGACATTGAATATTTGCAGGATGTTTACGTCAAGACGATTTTTCCTTCTGTCACCGGTATCTTTTTATATGCCGTCGCGATAGCATTGCTTGGCGCTTTCTCCTGGGTATTTGCAGGATTAATGGCTATTTATGGCGCTATTCTCGTCTTTCTCTTTCCTTTAGTGTCCTTATTAGTTACGCGTAAAAATGTAGCAAAGCTAAAAAGTTGTCGTAGCTCTCAATACAGCACGCTAACAGATGGTGTCGTTGGAATTGGAGACTGGGTCTTTAGCGGTCATCAGAAAACGTTTATTGAAAACGTTGAAAAAGAGGATGCTGAGATTTATAAGGAAGAGAGGCGTCTCTCTACTTTTGTTTCTTATCGAAATTTTGCTGCTCAGTGTATTGTTGCCATTATTGTTTTATCGATGCTTGTTTGGACAGGGAATCAAAGTATGAATGGACAGATTTCCCATACGCTAATTGCTGCATTTGTTCTTATTCTCTTTCCATTAACAGAAGCCTTTCTTCCACTCTCTGATGCTGTGAGTGAAATCCCAGGATATGAAGATTCGATTAATCGATTGAAAGGATTGTCATTTGAGCAACCTTATGGGGAAAAAGATGATGAGAAAAACGTATGGAAGAATACTCATCTTCGCTTTGATAAGGTTAGCTATCAAACGAAAGAGGGGCAATGGATACTCAAAGACATCAATCTAGAAATCCCTCAGGGAACAAAACTTGCAATTCTTGGTCCAAGTGGTTCCGGTAAAACGACCCTGCTTAAGCTTATGAAAGGAATCTATTCTCCTTCTGAAGGGAGTGTATCGATAAACGGTGTAGAGACTTCTATGTCTAAGGGGGATAAACAGCTTTTAAGTGTGCTAAATCAACAGCCGTATCTTTTTGATACTTCGGTATTGAATAATATTCGACTTGGGAAGCCATCTGCTTCGGATGAAGAGGTCTATGAAGTGGCGAAAAGCGTCCAACTTCATGACTTTATTGTTGCATTACCTGAAGGCTATCAAACGTCTATGAAAGAAGCGGGTATGCGATTCTCAGGAGGAGAGCGTCAGCGAATTGCCCTTGCTCGTATTCTTATACAAGAGACAGCTGTTGTTTTACTAGATGAACCAACAGTTGGGCTCGACCCACGAACAGAGCAAGCTTTGCTCTCTACGATCTTTCAAGTGCTTGAGAAGAAAACGGTCGTTTGGGTAACGCATCATCTTGTAGGGATGAAAAGAATGGACCATATTGCATTTATGGAAGATGGTGAAATTGTAATGGAAGGAAAGCATGATGAACTGCTAATGTCGAGCGACCGCTACAGAAGACTTTATGAATTAGATGCTCCTTTTCAATTAAAGAACTCTCATGTAACAGAAAAGATGATAGGTTAA
- a CDS encoding DUF2252 domain-containing protein — MTSVSTEHIKNTRNYLRKQTLQMIIDQFDSALMQLTKSERKTKYSKMSESPFSFFRGSAYLYYYDVTQIPFHYHTPDDKPTWLMGDLHFDNFSAFRNEDGENVFDVDDFDEGYLGSYLYDLLRMTVSVRLYAEDLGYSDSDQSKLVSTFIKNYVKQLQAFENGEEKPVAFQFTDKNTKGPIKKRLKKLEDRSPTHSLNKQTHLNSDGERKFIRTGTKLNAIGEAEKTQVRKAWKTYTKTLKDEIDESLRHYEIKDIVEKKGAGIGSTGLKRYLILVHGESAEDHLTDLILEIKEARTPIPAYFFPYDQAFWETNKHEGLRVIKTQQAMHHKQDPHLGYVTIGDKEFYVREKSPYTKEIEPKHIKEYKDLKQTVKTMAQISAKIHARADSDIDHHYLTYHSETEILSVIDDWKNLRNEVNEWATFYQKRVKKDYDIFIEWCKEKNFI, encoded by the coding sequence ATGACATCCGTCTCAACAGAACATATCAAAAACACAAGAAACTATCTGCGTAAACAAACGCTACAAATGATTATTGACCAATTTGATTCTGCGTTAATGCAACTTACGAAATCTGAACGTAAAACGAAATATAGTAAGATGAGCGAAAGTCCTTTTAGCTTCTTTCGTGGGAGCGCGTATTTGTATTATTATGATGTTACACAAATACCTTTTCATTACCATACACCAGATGATAAACCAACCTGGTTAATGGGAGATCTTCACTTTGACAACTTTAGTGCTTTTCGCAATGAAGATGGTGAGAATGTCTTTGATGTAGATGATTTTGATGAAGGCTATCTCGGTTCTTATCTGTACGATTTACTTAGAATGACCGTTAGTGTTCGACTTTATGCGGAAGACTTAGGTTACTCAGATAGCGACCAATCAAAACTAGTCAGTACGTTTATTAAGAATTATGTGAAACAACTTCAAGCGTTCGAAAATGGAGAGGAAAAGCCTGTTGCGTTTCAATTCACAGACAAAAACACAAAGGGACCAATCAAGAAACGCCTAAAAAAACTTGAAGATCGTTCCCCTACGCACTCACTGAATAAACAAACTCATCTTAACAGTGATGGCGAACGAAAATTCATCCGTACCGGTACTAAATTAAATGCGATTGGTGAAGCAGAAAAGACCCAAGTAAGAAAAGCATGGAAAACATACACCAAAACATTGAAAGATGAGATTGACGAAAGCTTGAGACATTATGAAATAAAAGATATCGTTGAGAAAAAAGGAGCGGGTATTGGCTCTACTGGGCTAAAACGCTACCTTATCCTCGTTCACGGCGAAAGTGCTGAGGATCATTTAACTGATCTTATCCTTGAAATTAAGGAAGCTCGCACACCCATTCCAGCTTATTTCTTCCCATATGACCAGGCATTTTGGGAGACAAATAAACATGAAGGTTTGAGGGTAATTAAAACGCAACAAGCCATGCACCATAAGCAAGACCCTCACCTTGGTTACGTGACAATTGGCGATAAAGAATTCTATGTAAGAGAAAAATCGCCTTATACAAAGGAAATCGAGCCAAAACATATAAAAGAGTACAAAGATCTTAAGCAAACCGTTAAGACGATGGCTCAAATTTCTGCCAAAATTCATGCTCGAGCGGATTCTGACATTGATCACCATTATTTAACCTACCATAGTGAAACGGAAATTCTTAGCGTGATTGATGACTGGAAAAATCTACGTAATGAAGTGAATGAATGGGCCACATTTTATCAAAAACGTGTAAAAAAAGACTATGATATTTTCATAGAATGGTGCAAAGAGAAAAACTTTATTTAA